A single Flavobacterium sp. 1 DNA region contains:
- a CDS encoding biopolymer transporter ExbD — translation MSIKRKRRFHAEVATSSLSDIMFFLLLFFLIISTLANPNVIKMTLPKSKTNEKTNKQYISLSVTEDKKFYIDKQPVAFEELEATLMSKINTQKDQTVVVRIPFNLQVQDLVDVLQIGVKNNLKFVIATSPK, via the coding sequence ATGTCTATCAAAAGAAAAAGAAGATTTCACGCTGAGGTCGCCACTTCGTCCTTGAGTGATATTATGTTTTTTTTGTTGCTGTTTTTCTTGATAATCTCCACTTTGGCCAACCCGAATGTGATTAAAATGACGCTGCCAAAGTCAAAGACCAACGAGAAAACCAACAAACAATACATCAGTTTATCGGTTACCGAAGACAAGAAATTCTACATCGACAAACAGCCCGTTGCTTTCGAAGAGCTCGAAGCTACTTTGATGTCCAAAATAAACACTCAAAAAGACCAAACGGTTGTTGTTAGGATTCCGTTCAATCTGCAGGTTCAGGATTTGGTCGATGTATTGCAGATAGGAGTGAAGAACAACTTAAAATTTGTCATCGCCACGAGTCCGAAGTAA
- a CDS encoding tRNA-(ms[2]io[6]A)-hydroxylase, protein MLGLKLVTDPRWVNIVESNIEEILTDHAWCEQKAASNAISLITYNSELEELVTELLVIAKEELDHLQLVHNLIKSRGLTLGRERKDHYVNELYKFMKKDGSRKDALVDRLLFSAMIEARSCERFKVLSENIKDQELAKFYRDLMISEAGHYTTFLGFARKYVDNFDVDKRWQEWIEFETSIIVNYGKNETVHG, encoded by the coding sequence ATGCTTGGATTGAAATTAGTTACTGACCCGCGTTGGGTAAATATAGTAGAGAGTAATATTGAAGAAATATTGACCGATCACGCTTGGTGCGAACAAAAAGCGGCTTCGAACGCTATTAGTTTGATTACGTACAATTCGGAGTTGGAGGAACTGGTAACCGAATTATTGGTTATTGCGAAAGAGGAATTGGATCATCTGCAGTTGGTTCATAATTTAATAAAAAGCAGAGGATTAACATTGGGAAGAGAACGCAAAGACCATTACGTAAATGAGCTTTATAAATTCATGAAAAAAGACGGCAGCCGTAAAGATGCTTTGGTTGATCGATTACTGTTTTCTGCAATGATAGAAGCCAGAAGCTGTGAACGGTTCAAAGTGTTGTCAGAGAATATAAAAGACCAGGAATTAGCTAAGTTTTATCGTGATTTAATGATTTCTGAAGCAGGACATTATACCACTTTCCTTGGCTTTGCCAGAAAATATGTAGACAATTTTGATGTCGATAAGCGTTGGCAGGAATGGATTGAGTTTGAAACTTCGATTATTGTAAATTACGGTAAAAACGAAACTGTTCATGGTTAA
- a CDS encoding AsmA-like C-terminal region-containing protein: MPATNYKTIFLKILKYTGITLAVLLALMFTTPLIFSDKIKEQVKKTANEKLNGELNYTDAHVSFFAHFPSLTLTLTDFKLNGSAPFQNEKLVTADEIAFGINLSSLVFGESIKIDQIFLSNSLINVKVNKKGEANYNVYIADKTTAPKEEEKSKTGLKLEEIEINNSKIIYDDQSTNVHIDAIGFNYLGNGDLSEAIFALHSKAKIEKLNVIYENEPYLMNKKVDGDLITKINTNSLSFVFEQNDLFINKLLVDFTGKFDFLKDGYDIDFKLKSNKSNLNDLFTAFPPKYITWLKDTELKGNVDLLLTVKGKYIASQNIGPDLSLDFKLKDGFVNYKKSAFPVSDFNMNIAVKVPSLNPELLLLDAKSLSLNIEKNYLKTQLKMNGMTTPDVDLVLNSNIDLEKLNHALGIPDIELKGMLVSDLKAKGKYDQKQRLFPKTNGKLDLKNGFVKTQYYPNPITDINIVSTITNQKGTYDDLSVVLKPAGFTFEGQPFSVKANLKNFDDLNYDIKAKGTLNISKIYKVFSRKGLDVDGFIKADLELKGIQSYAEKGDYSKLQNKGTLELRNINIQTEYLPKSLLIKEGIFRFNQDKMSFNTFFASYGQSDFKLNGYLKNVFNFMSSKNGILRGSFTLNSKYINVDEFMSSTPVVPATAETKVASTTAQKTGVILIPSNLDLQFYATAHKINYQGLILQDGKGAVKTKNGKIVMQNTGFNLIGCNVAMNAAYQGMTPEKAVFEYEIKANDFDIKRAYKEVKMFKEMASAAENAEGIVSLDYKIKGRLNQEMMPVYPSLIGGGVLSIKDVKVKGMKMFNAVSSSTDYESIKNPELSKVAIKSTVKNNIVTIERFKFKYAGFRPRIEGTSSLDGKLNIKMRLGLPPFGIIGIPLTVTGTKDKPKVKMGSKGEDIEETQDTE, translated from the coding sequence ATGCCGGCGACCAATTATAAAACAATTTTTCTTAAAATTTTAAAATATACAGGCATAACGCTTGCGGTTTTACTGGCACTGATGTTTACCACGCCTTTAATTTTTTCGGATAAAATAAAAGAACAAGTAAAGAAAACGGCCAATGAAAAATTAAACGGAGAACTGAATTATACTGATGCGCATGTTTCTTTTTTTGCGCATTTCCCTTCCTTAACTTTGACTTTAACTGATTTTAAACTCAACGGATCAGCTCCTTTTCAAAATGAAAAATTAGTTACTGCGGATGAGATTGCTTTTGGAATTAACTTAAGCAGTTTGGTTTTTGGAGAAAGTATAAAAATTGATCAAATTTTCCTTTCAAATTCATTAATTAATGTAAAAGTCAATAAAAAAGGGGAGGCAAATTATAATGTGTATATCGCCGATAAAACTACTGCTCCAAAAGAAGAAGAAAAATCAAAAACGGGATTAAAATTAGAGGAAATCGAAATTAATAACAGTAAAATTATTTACGACGATCAATCTACCAATGTCCACATAGATGCAATAGGTTTCAATTATTTGGGTAATGGAGATTTGAGCGAAGCAATTTTTGCGTTGCATTCGAAAGCAAAAATCGAAAAGCTGAATGTCATTTATGAAAATGAACCTTACTTGATGAATAAAAAAGTGGATGGGGATTTGATTACCAAAATAAACACCAATTCACTGTCTTTTGTATTTGAACAAAATGATCTTTTTATAAACAAACTATTAGTCGATTTTACTGGGAAATTCGATTTTTTGAAAGATGGATACGATATTGATTTCAAATTAAAATCAAACAAAAGCAATCTAAATGATCTTTTTACTGCTTTTCCGCCCAAGTATATTACGTGGCTCAAAGACACAGAGTTAAAAGGTAATGTAGATTTGTTGCTTACTGTTAAAGGAAAATACATTGCTTCGCAAAACATAGGGCCTGATTTAAGTCTGGATTTTAAATTAAAAGATGGATTTGTGAATTATAAAAAGAGCGCTTTTCCAGTTTCTGATTTTAATATGAATATTGCTGTCAAAGTGCCTTCGCTGAATCCGGAACTTTTACTGCTGGATGCGAAAAGTCTTTCTTTAAACATAGAAAAAAATTACCTCAAGACACAATTGAAAATGAATGGAATGACTACGCCGGATGTTGATTTGGTATTGAATTCCAATATTGATTTAGAAAAATTAAATCACGCACTCGGAATTCCGGATATTGAATTGAAAGGAATGCTTGTGAGCGATTTGAAAGCCAAAGGGAAATATGACCAAAAGCAAAGACTTTTTCCAAAAACAAACGGAAAACTGGATTTGAAAAACGGATTTGTAAAAACCCAATATTACCCAAATCCAATTACTGATATCAATATTGTATCCACGATAACGAATCAAAAAGGGACTTATGATGATCTTTCAGTAGTGCTGAAACCTGCTGGTTTTACTTTTGAAGGACAGCCTTTTTCGGTAAAAGCTAATTTGAAAAATTTTGATGACCTGAATTATGATATTAAAGCCAAAGGAACTTTAAATATCAGCAAAATATATAAAGTTTTCTCCCGAAAAGGATTAGATGTCGATGGTTTCATCAAAGCCGATCTGGAATTGAAAGGAATTCAAAGCTATGCTGAAAAAGGAGATTACAGTAAGTTACAAAATAAAGGAACTCTTGAACTTAGAAACATCAATATTCAAACGGAATATTTGCCTAAATCACTGTTGATAAAAGAAGGAATCTTCAGGTTCAATCAAGACAAAATGTCGTTTAATACCTTTTTTGCTTCTTATGGACAATCTGATTTTAAGCTGAATGGTTATTTGAAGAATGTGTTTAATTTTATGTCTTCCAAAAATGGGATTTTAAGAGGATCGTTTACTTTAAACTCAAAATACATTAATGTTGATGAGTTTATGTCCAGTACTCCAGTCGTTCCCGCAACTGCGGAAACTAAGGTAGCTAGTACTACTGCACAAAAGACAGGTGTGATTCTTATTCCGTCTAACCTTGATCTGCAGTTTTATGCTACAGCGCACAAAATCAATTATCAGGGATTGATACTGCAGGATGGAAAAGGGGCGGTAAAAACCAAAAACGGAAAAATAGTAATGCAGAATACCGGCTTCAATTTAATTGGCTGTAATGTGGCCATGAATGCCGCTTATCAAGGAATGACTCCCGAAAAAGCAGTCTTTGAATATGAAATTAAAGCCAATGATTTTGATATAAAACGAGCTTACAAAGAAGTTAAGATGTTTAAGGAAATGGCAAGCGCCGCCGAAAATGCTGAAGGAATTGTATCGCTCGATTACAAAATAAAAGGAAGGTTAAATCAAGAAATGATGCCAGTTTATCCATCATTAATTGGCGGAGGCGTACTGTCCATAAAAGACGTGAAAGTGAAAGGTATGAAAATGTTTAATGCAGTGAGCAGTTCTACGGATTATGAATCGATAAAAAATCCGGAATTGTCCAAAGTAGCTATCAAGTCAACAGTAAAAAACAATATCGTTACCATTGAAAGGTTTAAATTTAAGTATGCAGGTTTCAGACCTCGAATTGAAGGAACATCAAGCCTTGACGGTAAACTGAATATCAAAATGAGGTTGGGATTACCTCCGTTTGGGATTATTGGAATTCCCCTGACTGTTACAGGAACTAAGGACAAACCAAAAGTAAAAATGGGCAGTAAAGGAGAGGATATTGAGGAAACTCAAGATACTGAATAA
- a CDS encoding Gfo/Idh/MocA family protein — protein MKNISRRSFVNKFGLGVGATVVMTALPSYITQSEKFQKPYTGKELNIALCGLGNYAAMLASGIEASEYCNLAGIVTGSPEKAVKWKKQYNIPEKNIYNYQNFDEIVNNKDIDLVYVVLPNGLHKDFVIRSAKAGKHVITEKPMAISVADCEEMIKACNDNNVQLAIGYRLHYEPTHLEIKRLGQEKVFGQVRFIETSLGYKTYDTLDKKTIVDKNSQSEWRLNKKLSGGGPLMDLGIYCIQVSRYVLGEEPIAITAQFGTVNDKNRFSETEESISWQMEFPSGAVSNCNTSCGYNIDRFYATADEGSFELSPALSYGPYKGKTSEKELKFPEIKQQKTQMDEICKVLLENKKLPNHITGEEGLKDMKIINAVYKSAKTGKKVFLT, from the coding sequence ATGAAAAACATTTCAAGGCGGTCTTTTGTTAATAAATTTGGTTTAGGTGTTGGAGCAACTGTTGTTATGACAGCACTTCCTTCATACATAACACAATCAGAAAAGTTCCAGAAGCCATATACAGGGAAGGAGTTAAATATAGCGCTCTGCGGTTTAGGAAATTACGCAGCTATGTTGGCGTCAGGAATTGAAGCTTCCGAATATTGCAATTTAGCGGGTATAGTAACCGGGTCACCTGAGAAAGCTGTAAAATGGAAAAAACAATACAATATCCCAGAAAAGAACATTTATAATTATCAAAATTTCGACGAAATAGTCAATAACAAAGATATAGATTTAGTGTACGTTGTTTTGCCAAATGGCCTGCACAAAGATTTTGTAATTCGTTCAGCAAAAGCAGGAAAACATGTAATTACAGAAAAGCCAATGGCGATTTCTGTTGCCGATTGTGAAGAAATGATAAAAGCCTGTAATGATAATAATGTTCAATTGGCTATTGGTTATCGCCTGCATTACGAGCCAACACATTTGGAAATTAAAAGATTGGGACAAGAAAAAGTTTTTGGTCAAGTACGATTTATAGAAACATCGCTTGGCTATAAAACCTATGATACTCTTGATAAAAAAACAATCGTTGATAAAAACAGCCAAAGTGAATGGAGGCTAAACAAGAAATTATCAGGCGGTGGCCCTTTAATGGATTTAGGAATTTATTGCATTCAGGTGAGCCGTTATGTTTTAGGCGAAGAGCCAATAGCTATTACGGCACAATTCGGTACGGTGAATGATAAAAACAGGTTTTCTGAGACTGAGGAAAGCATATCTTGGCAAATGGAATTTCCGAGTGGTGCAGTTTCAAACTGCAATACTTCATGCGGCTACAACATTGATAGGTTTTACGCAACTGCCGACGAGGGTAGCTTTGAATTAAGTCCAGCATTGAGTTATGGACCCTATAAAGGTAAAACATCTGAGAAGGAATTGAAATTTCCTGAAATAAAACAGCAAAAAACACAAATGGATGAAATTTGTAAAGTATTGTTAGAAAATAAAAAATTACCCAATCATATCACAGGCGAAGAAGGATTAAAGGATATGAAAATTATTAATGCAGTTTATAAATCAGCGAAGACAGGAAAGAAAGTTTTCTTAACCTAG
- a CDS encoding MotA/TolQ/ExbB proton channel family protein has product MFSLIQLQADTLATAASNVVIEKVATNNEISVLGFILKGGFFLIPIAILLFYTFYLIIERYLFINKKAKVDPLLMRDVRDHLTAGNFDLARSITERTNTASGNVIKEGITLIGRPIAEIESNMDRAADIEIAEMEQHLGQLGLIAGIAPTLGFIGTISGVIKIFYSISVTENISIGNISGGLYEKMISSGSGLIVGIIAYSAYHLLNGKIDNYALKVQKQILEFVNIIQKA; this is encoded by the coding sequence ATGTTTAGTCTCATACAATTACAAGCTGATACTCTTGCCACTGCTGCGTCTAATGTTGTTATCGAAAAAGTGGCAACCAATAATGAAATCTCCGTTTTAGGATTCATTCTAAAAGGAGGATTTTTTTTAATCCCAATTGCGATATTGTTATTTTATACCTTTTATTTGATTATAGAACGCTATTTGTTTATCAATAAAAAAGCAAAAGTAGATCCGCTTTTAATGCGTGATGTGAGAGATCATCTTACCGCCGGAAATTTTGATTTGGCGCGTTCCATCACCGAAAGAACCAATACGGCTTCAGGAAACGTGATTAAAGAAGGAATTACATTGATTGGTCGTCCCATTGCCGAAATCGAATCCAATATGGATCGTGCCGCCGATATCGAAATCGCCGAAATGGAACAGCATCTTGGACAATTGGGACTTATTGCCGGTATTGCACCAACACTTGGATTCATCGGAACGATTTCTGGAGTAATTAAGATTTTCTATAGCATCTCGGTAACCGAAAATATTAGTATCGGTAATATCTCTGGAGGTTTGTATGAAAAAATGATCAGCAGCGGATCTGGGTTAATCGTAGGGATTATTGCTTACAGTGCCTACCATTTACTAAATGGGAAGATTGATAATTATGCTTTGAAAGTACAAAAGCAGATATTAGAATTCGTCAATATTATTCAAAAAGCATAA
- a CDS encoding family 78 glycoside hydrolase catalytic domain, producing MKRIKQFLILALFLFSFIKITAANPNAPFNLRSFDKQNPIGTNDKPYFGWYVSDADANEIQSAYQIIVSSSLVNLKANKGDIWDSNKTSSRKQNYVYLEKKALKSITTYYWKVRCWDKDGNVSSYSNPASFTTGLLTNKDWATAQWIKRDSKDNDDFTYFRKKANLPNKTIKKAIVYLSACHSYELYVNGQFVGKGFNNHYPQYSYYNAWDVTALLNKNAENLLACLTHWYGGGQGRATGSRGMILKTIIEYNDGTQTVIGSDKSWKQSQATQWLLGQPQRNGEGVGRVESVDSRKNIANWNTAKLDDSKWNSATEIGSQPVAPWTGTLRSDLTRVVEKEIKSKTIQNLGNGKYVIDLGKIYAGSFKIIFKERFPGDTIKMSGGFALNDDGTVSLKFNQSTNLSFKYIPNGNNSVFNPNVYFGMRYLQVDNAPNELNQNNVSFISRHFELDPSRSSFETSNEMLNKTWELMAHTLILGAQEDFVDTPTREKGAFLLDSWSQAVPCMSVMYDRTMNMRALNEFLESQDQYWPDGRLNAVYPNVDGGRDIPDFTQAYLVWVWDYYTQTANIEFLKSNYSRLKKIADYVDTYKNDSTGLIHQLKGGKGPYEFGIIDWPATMRYGYDMTADSRTVIDAYAFEDFNILSKIAEAIGNSADKTLYINKAEAIKKAINSQLINQEGVYIDGIHNDKNVSTHVSQHANILPFALNIVPEANKKQVIEEIKKQKMNIGMVCLRWLPESLGLADEGNHLIDLYTNPEWEGWAKTISQGGTATWESWDANTTNQSMSHPWGAVGLLAMQNYILGIKALSPQHEKIQIKPLWFGEKLTYAKGTYPTDKGDIKVDWNYINNKYSLKITVPDNCTAKVYLPKCGKTGIAIKFDKKEVVATEEGNYLYLDNIGSGEHYFER from the coding sequence ATGAAGCGAATAAAACAATTTTTAATTTTAGCACTTTTTCTTTTTTCGTTTATTAAAATTACTGCTGCAAACCCAAATGCACCTTTTAATCTGCGCAGTTTTGACAAACAAAATCCTATTGGCACAAATGATAAACCTTATTTTGGATGGTATGTAAGTGATGCTGACGCAAACGAAATACAATCGGCTTATCAAATAATTGTTTCCTCCAGTCTAGTCAATCTTAAAGCCAACAAAGGCGATATCTGGGATAGCAATAAGACCAGTTCCAGAAAACAAAATTATGTTTATTTAGAAAAAAAGGCTCTGAAATCAATAACTACTTATTATTGGAAAGTTCGCTGTTGGGACAAAGATGGAAATGTGAGTTCGTATTCGAATCCCGCTAGTTTTACAACGGGTTTATTAACCAATAAAGATTGGGCAACAGCACAATGGATTAAAAGAGATTCCAAGGACAACGACGATTTTACTTATTTCAGGAAAAAAGCAAATCTTCCTAACAAGACCATCAAAAAAGCAATCGTATATCTTTCCGCTTGTCATAGTTATGAATTATATGTGAACGGGCAATTTGTTGGAAAAGGATTCAATAATCACTACCCGCAATACAGCTATTATAACGCTTGGGATGTTACCGCTTTATTAAATAAAAATGCCGAAAATCTGCTAGCGTGCCTTACGCACTGGTATGGAGGCGGTCAAGGACGCGCAACAGGAAGCCGTGGCATGATTCTAAAAACTATTATCGAATATAACGATGGTACGCAAACCGTTATTGGTTCTGACAAATCTTGGAAACAATCGCAAGCAACGCAATGGCTTCTAGGACAGCCACAACGAAATGGGGAAGGTGTCGGGAGAGTAGAATCTGTTGACAGCCGCAAAAATATTGCTAATTGGAATACGGCAAAACTAGACGACTCCAAATGGAACAGTGCCACCGAAATAGGTTCTCAGCCTGTTGCTCCATGGACAGGCACTTTAAGATCCGACTTAACTCGAGTTGTTGAAAAAGAAATCAAGTCTAAAACAATACAAAATTTAGGAAATGGCAAATATGTTATTGATTTAGGCAAAATATATGCTGGCAGTTTTAAAATAATTTTTAAGGAGCGCTTTCCAGGAGATACCATCAAAATGTCAGGTGGATTTGCTCTAAATGATGATGGAACTGTTTCGCTTAAATTCAACCAATCTACCAATTTAAGCTTTAAATATATTCCGAATGGAAATAATTCTGTTTTTAATCCTAATGTTTATTTTGGAATGCGTTATCTGCAAGTTGACAATGCGCCAAACGAGCTGAATCAAAATAACGTTAGTTTTATCAGCCGTCATTTCGAATTAGATCCTTCCCGATCTTCATTTGAAACATCGAATGAAATGCTGAATAAAACTTGGGAGTTAATGGCGCATACGCTAATTCTTGGTGCACAAGAAGATTTTGTTGACACGCCCACAAGAGAAAAAGGAGCTTTTTTATTAGACAGCTGGTCACAGGCAGTTCCTTGCATGAGCGTGATGTATGATCGAACGATGAATATGCGTGCGCTGAACGAATTTTTAGAATCCCAAGACCAATATTGGCCTGACGGACGATTGAATGCAGTATATCCAAATGTTGACGGCGGAAGAGATATCCCCGATTTTACGCAAGCTTACCTAGTATGGGTTTGGGATTATTACACCCAAACAGCTAATATTGAATTCTTAAAATCCAATTATTCCCGTTTGAAAAAAATTGCCGATTATGTTGACACTTATAAAAATGACAGCACTGGATTAATCCATCAGCTAAAAGGAGGAAAAGGACCTTATGAATTTGGAATTATAGATTGGCCGGCAACCATGCGTTATGGATACGACATGACTGCTGATTCAAGAACGGTTATTGACGCTTATGCTTTTGAAGATTTCAATATTCTCTCAAAAATTGCCGAAGCCATAGGTAATTCTGCAGATAAAACACTTTATATAAATAAAGCCGAAGCCATCAAAAAAGCAATTAACTCCCAGCTTATCAATCAAGAAGGCGTATATATTGACGGAATACACAATGATAAAAATGTGAGCACTCATGTTTCGCAACACGCTAACATTCTTCCTTTTGCTTTGAATATTGTGCCGGAAGCAAATAAAAAACAAGTTATTGAAGAAATTAAAAAACAAAAAATGAATATCGGAATGGTATGCCTGCGTTGGTTGCCGGAATCACTTGGTCTAGCTGACGAAGGAAATCATCTTATCGATTTATATACTAATCCTGAATGGGAAGGCTGGGCAAAAACCATTAGCCAGGGAGGAACCGCAACTTGGGAATCCTGGGATGCGAATACAACCAATCAAAGCATGTCGCATCCATGGGGAGCGGTAGGATTGCTAGCCATGCAAAATTACATTTTAGGAATAAAAGCATTAAGCCCGCAACATGAGAAAATCCAAATTAAACCATTATGGTTTGGAGAGAAACTAACTTATGCCAAAGGAACTTATCCAACTGATAAAGGCGATATCAAAGTAGATTGGAACTATATAAACAATAAGTATAGTTTAAAAATCACTGTTCCTGATAATTGTACCGCAAAAGTGTACCTGCCAAAATGTGGAAAAACAGGAATTGCAATTAAATTTGATAAAAAAGAAGTGGTGGCGACCGAGGAAGGAAACTATCTGTATTTGGACAACATTGGGTCTGGAGAACATTATTTTGAGAGATAA
- a CDS encoding folylpolyglutamate synthase/dihydrofolate synthase family protein, producing the protein MNYQETTNWMFNQLPMYQLQGASAYKKDLTNIHLLAEHLDNPHEKLNCVHVAGTNGKGSTSHMLASVLQEAGYKVGLYTSPHLKDFRERIKINGTEISEDFVCEFINTHKTFFEANDMSFFEMSVGLAFDYFAKEKIDIAIIEVGLGGRLDATNIITPLVSVITNIGIDHVQFLGNTLESIATEKAGIIKPKIPVVIGEYIPETQPVFLAKAKENKAEIYFASDLISETYPSDLIGDYQEHNKKTVIQTFKILNEQTNFKVSDKNIQLGLLKVVKNTGLLGRWQQLGENPKVICDTAHNKNGLEIVLKQIQKETFENLHIVLGVVNDKELGEVLPLFPKNATYYFCRPNIPRGLDAAMLQEKAQQFALNGNTYSSVTEAYSKAQNNSTKEDFIYIGGSTFVVAELPLNKEF; encoded by the coding sequence ATGAATTATCAAGAAACCACAAACTGGATGTTTAACCAGCTTCCAATGTATCAACTGCAAGGGGCTTCGGCTTATAAAAAAGATTTAACCAACATCCATTTACTAGCGGAACATCTTGATAATCCCCATGAAAAGTTAAACTGTGTCCACGTTGCAGGAACTAATGGCAAAGGTTCTACTTCACACATGCTGGCCTCTGTCCTTCAGGAAGCGGGATACAAAGTAGGGCTTTATACTTCTCCGCATTTAAAAGATTTTCGGGAGCGAATCAAAATTAACGGTACCGAAATCTCAGAAGATTTTGTATGTGAATTCATAAATACGCACAAAACTTTTTTTGAAGCCAATGACATGAGTTTCTTTGAAATGTCTGTTGGATTAGCCTTTGATTATTTTGCAAAAGAAAAAATAGATATTGCTATTATCGAAGTGGGACTGGGAGGAAGACTGGATGCCACCAATATTATCACACCATTAGTATCTGTAATTACTAATATTGGCATTGATCATGTTCAGTTTCTGGGCAACACTCTGGAATCTATTGCAACCGAAAAAGCGGGAATCATTAAACCCAAAATTCCCGTTGTTATTGGCGAATATATTCCTGAAACACAGCCTGTTTTTTTAGCGAAAGCCAAAGAAAATAAAGCCGAAATTTATTTTGCTTCTGATTTGATTTCGGAAACATACCCTTCAGATTTAATTGGAGATTATCAGGAACACAATAAAAAAACGGTTATTCAAACTTTCAAAATTTTAAACGAGCAAACCAATTTTAAAGTAAGCGATAAAAACATTCAATTGGGATTACTCAAGGTAGTAAAAAACACAGGATTACTGGGAAGATGGCAACAATTGGGAGAAAACCCAAAAGTAATCTGTGACACAGCTCACAACAAAAACGGTCTCGAAATTGTTTTGAAACAGATACAAAAAGAAACTTTTGAAAACCTGCATATTGTGCTGGGAGTTGTCAATGACAAAGAACTCGGTGAAGTTTTGCCTTTATTTCCAAAAAACGCAACTTATTATTTTTGCAGACCGAATATTCCGCGGGGACTTGATGCTGCTATGTTACAAGAAAAAGCACAGCAGTTTGCACTGAACGGAAACACATATAGTTCTGTAACAGAAGCTTACAGCAAGGCTCAGAATAATTCTACAAAAGAAGACTTTATTTATATAGGCGGAAGCACTTTTGTCGTGGCTGAATTACCGTTAAATAAAGAGTTTTAA
- a CDS encoding glycosyltransferase: MNSIQKLLIIGFVWPEPNSSAAGGRMLQLIKQFRQQGFSITFASPAMDSDFMADLASLNIDKKSIALNCSSFDVFVKELNPAVVLFDRFMIEEQFGWRVTENCPDALRILDTEDLHCLRLARQKAFKAHRDFTIADTLKEEVAKREIASILRCDLSLMISEFEMELLKATFKIDKKLLYYLPFLLEPLTETAFEKLHAFEERNDFIFIGNFLHEPNWNAVQYLKETIWPLLRKQLPEIELHIYGAYPSQKVMQLHQPKEGFHIKGRTADANEVVQKARIVLAPLRFGAGIKGKLIEAMQCGTPSITTTIGAESMHGNLPWNGFVTDDVNKFTATAVELYRDKKLWTAAQQNGIVIINQRYSKGLFENDFADQIQFLLSNLPQHRLNNFFGALLQHHTLTSTKYMARWIEAKNSKKD, from the coding sequence ATGAATTCAATTCAAAAGCTTTTAATCATTGGTTTTGTTTGGCCAGAACCCAATTCTTCGGCGGCAGGAGGCCGAATGCTGCAATTGATTAAACAGTTCCGACAACAAGGATTTAGCATAACATTTGCCAGTCCGGCTATGGATAGTGATTTTATGGCTGATTTAGCCTCACTGAATATCGATAAAAAATCAATTGCATTAAATTGCTCCAGTTTTGATGTTTTTGTCAAAGAACTGAATCCTGCTGTTGTTTTATTTGACCGGTTCATGATTGAAGAGCAATTTGGGTGGCGCGTTACCGAAAATTGCCCTGATGCTTTACGAATATTAGACACCGAAGACTTGCATTGTTTGCGACTGGCAAGGCAAAAAGCATTCAAGGCACATCGCGATTTCACAATTGCGGACACTTTAAAAGAAGAAGTTGCCAAGAGGGAAATCGCCAGTATTCTGAGATGCGACCTTTCCTTAATGATTTCTGAGTTTGAAATGGAATTATTGAAAGCCACTTTTAAAATAGACAAAAAATTACTGTATTATTTGCCTTTTTTATTAGAACCGCTTACGGAAACTGCTTTTGAAAAGCTCCATGCTTTTGAGGAAAGAAATGATTTTATTTTTATTGGAAACTTTCTTCATGAACCCAATTGGAACGCCGTTCAGTATCTGAAAGAAACCATTTGGCCGTTACTAAGAAAACAATTACCCGAAATTGAACTTCATATTTATGGCGCTTATCCATCACAAAAAGTAATGCAGCTACACCAGCCCAAAGAAGGTTTCCACATCAAAGGACGTACAGCTGATGCCAACGAAGTAGTGCAAAAAGCGAGAATTGTTTTAGCTCCTTTGCGCTTTGGAGCAGGCATAAAAGGAAAGCTGATCGAAGCCATGCAATGCGGAACGCCGAGTATTACAACCACCATCGGTGCCGAATCGATGCATGGAAATCTGCCATGGAATGGATTTGTAACTGATGATGTAAACAAATTTACAGCAACGGCCGTAGAATTGTACCGAGATAAAAAACTTTGGACAGCAGCACAGCAAAACGGAATCGTCATTATTAATCAACGGTATTCGAAAGGATTGTTTGAGAATGATTTTGCAGACCAAATACAATTTTTGCTTTCTAATTTACCACAGCATCGTTTGAACAATTTCTTCGGAGCATTGCTGCAGCACCACACTTTAACCAGCACAAAATACATGGCACGCTGGATTGAAGCCAAAAACAGCAAAAAGGATTAA